Genomic segment of Priestia megaterium NBRC 15308 = ATCC 14581:
TTAGTGCTGAATTCAATAAATCAGCATCAGGACGCTGCATGGCAATAATCGTATGAACACCTAACGCACGACCTTGACTCGCAAACTGTTGGATCATCTCTACAAGATCCGTTTCTCTTTTCACTATGGACATTTCATCAATTACCACAACAATACGAGGCAACTTAAAAGGTAGCCTGCTGATATGAGTGACCCCATGCTCCAACAATAAATCGCCTCTTCGATACATTTCAGCTCGTAATAAGGCAAACGGTTTTCTCATATCCTTTGCCTCAAAACAAAGCGCATCCACATGCTCAATCCCATGAAACAGCCCCAAATCTGCTCGTTTAAGATCCACCAACACTAAGCGCAAGTCTTGAGGAGAGGCATATTTTACCCATGTTGTGAGGATCACACGCATGAGACTGCTTTTTCCTGCTCCAATTTCACCCGATATTAGCAAAGTTTCGAGATCCGCAAAGTCCCACGAAATGAAGTTTCCATAGATTTCTTGACCAATACAGACAGGCAGCTCCATCTTCTCAATGTGAGGATGGATTGTTTCATAATCATATTTAAGCATGGTAGGTAAGTCTTTGTGATGAACGGTAATACTAAAGTTTTTTAAGCTGCCATTCACTTCAATATTGCTGCCTAATACTTGTCGTAAGGCCCATCTTTTTTTATTTAAAAGTTCAGGATCAATGCCATTCAGTAATGAAAAAGCATACCGAGTATAGGTGTGCTGATGATCGATCCGATGGATTTTCGGAAATTGATAGGAGGTACGATCACCACACTTTATAACCCGATAAATCTCTGCGGTACGAAATGCTTTAATAAGCTTTCCACGCAATTTTAATTTCTCAAACATCTAGAATCCTCCTTAAAACATAAATGTCGCAAAGAAGTAAAATAAGGCCCCATAAAAGGTGACAGGCAAGATAAAGCGCATTATCTTTGAAAACTGATCGACCAGATCAATCACACCCCACCGTTCTAATATTCGTTCGATGATAGCAATTCCTAAGACAATACCTCCTATGGTCAAAATAGTGGGGTCAAGCATGGCGAGTGGACTAAAAGGTACAAAGGAATAAGCCTTGAAGGGACGAGGTCTCTTGAGAGGTGGTTTTGGGGATGGAGAAAAGATTTTTCGAAAAGGAAACCTTTGTGTTTTTCTCATGTTGATACCTTCTTTCATTCTTTTAATTTTTTTGCTTTTTACGTACCTGTTTTTTTTTTGCTCTCCGCATCCGGTCGCCCCCTTCGCCTCTTCGGCTCAGCTCCCTTACAGGTTCCACAAAGGTCTTCACTACGCGTATACAGCTTGTATTAACGCGGTAGCGATAGTGAACTAGATACTGATTAGGCAACGAAGTCGTGATTCTATAGATACTATGTAGCTACTGCAGTAAGCTTGCCTGTCCAATCGAAAAATAAAAAAGAACCCTTACCGCAGTAAGTAAGGGGTAGGTGGTGATGCAACATGTGCTTGGCTTTTATATGCTGAGGGTTGGACTAGTGGCTTTTGTTTTCAGTTATAAAGATTGACTAGTCTCTATCCTAGTAGAATTTCTCTCCTTAACCTGCTTTAACGTCGCTACTATAAGAAAGCTAACAATCACTAATAAGAGCCATGAACTTACCTTCCCTAAATGAACGAGACTCCATGCATCAGTTTGGTTTGGATATTCCCAAGCCCCAAAGAACGTTGCAATATTTTCAGCTAGCCATATAAAAAATCCAATGAGAACAAAAGAAAGTGCGATTGGCATACGGTAGCGAGTTCCATTAACCTCGTATGTGACCCACGATTGCCAAAAGACGATAATTACAAGTCCAGATAACCACCAACGAACGTCAATCCAGTAATGGTGGATGAAAAAATTCAAATAAATCGCAGCTGCAAGAGGTACAACTACCAAAAACGGTGGCCACTTAACCAACTCAACCTTAAACCTCCTCCATGCCTGACAAAGATAACTCGCTACACTTGCGTACATGAAACCACTATACAAAGGCA
This window contains:
- a CDS encoding FtsK/SpoIIIE domain-containing protein, which translates into the protein MFEKLKLRGKLIKAFRTAEIYRVIKCGDRTSYQFPKIHRIDHQHTYTRYAFSLLNGIDPELLNKKRWALRQVLGSNIEVNGSLKNFSITVHHKDLPTMLKYDYETIHPHIEKMELPVCIGQEIYGNFISWDFADLETLLISGEIGAGKSSLMRVILTTWVKYASPQDLRLVLVDLKRADLGLFHGIEHVDALCFEAKDMRKPFALLRAEMYRRGDLLLEHGVTHISRLPFKLPRIVVVIDEMSIVKRETDLVEMIQQFASQGRALGVHTIIAMQRPDADLLNSALKANLRVRISGRQADAINAKVAGVIGAEEIDAAARGRMKIKIDGVKEFQAYFLDEGACKEILTPYKTLVKDPEPELEVVSQSIFGLLEKEEQR
- a CDS encoding DUF817 domain-containing protein → MRALKQLVRFGWEQALSCLFPVVIFASLALTQAIPLPFLPRYDWLLIICLLMQWWMVRSGLETRDELKVITVFHLIGLALELFKVHMGSWSYPEEGYFKISGVPLYSGFMYASVASYLCQAWRRFKVELVKWPPFLVVVPLAAAIYLNFFIHHYWIDVRWWLSGLVIIVFWQSWVTYEVNGTRYRMPIALSFVLIGFFIWLAENIATFFGAWEYPNQTDAWSLVHLGKVSSWLLLVIVSFLIVATLKQVKERNSTRIETSQSL